From the Accumulibacter sp. genome, one window contains:
- the tkt gene encoding transketolase, which produces MPKPFSPLTSVIRALAMDAVQQANSGHPGMPMGMAEIAEVLWRRHLRHNPADPGWPDRDRFVLSNGHGSMLLYALLHLSGYDVSLDDLKKFRQFRSRTPGHPEVGHTAGVETTTGPLGQGLANAVGMAIAERMLAAEFNRPGHEIVDHATYVFVGDGCLMEGISHEACSLAGTLGLGKLVAIYDDNGISIDGHVAGWFTDDTRQRFEAYGWRVIADIDGHDTQAIDAALLAARSDGERPTLICCRTQIGFGAPSKAGSHDAHGAPLGATEVAATRAHIGWPHAPFEIPVEVYAQWDGRVRGSFFQDNWRKRFAAYADAFPELAAEFSRRIEGALPEGWQDAVAGCLAGAARAGTIATRKASQSAITALAPCLPELVGGSADLTGSNLTWWPGAQAITGQQGGNYIYYGVREFAMTAIANGLALHGGLLPYTATFLVFSDYARNAIRMAALMQLRQIMVYTHDSIGLGEDGPTHQPIEHLACLRLIPGVDLWRPADAVETAVAWVAGVERRHGPTILALSRQNLPLVSSAAAASTIRRGGYVLANCPAPRVILIATGSEVRLALDAQRALAADGIAARVVSLPCCEVFDRQEPAYRDAVLPRAVPRVAIEAGVSGFWYKYVGLDGAVLGIDRFGESAPADQLFDSFGFTVANVVRIVKSLL; this is translated from the coding sequence GTGCCCAAACCATTTTCCCCCCTGACCAGCGTCATCCGCGCCCTCGCCATGGACGCGGTGCAACAGGCCAACTCCGGTCACCCCGGGATGCCGATGGGGATGGCCGAAATCGCGGAAGTGCTCTGGCGTCGCCACCTGCGCCACAACCCGGCGGATCCTGGCTGGCCGGACCGTGACCGCTTCGTCCTCTCGAACGGTCATGGCTCGATGCTCCTCTATGCGCTGCTCCATCTCAGCGGCTACGACGTTTCGCTCGACGACCTGAAGAAGTTCCGCCAGTTCCGCTCGCGGACACCGGGCCACCCCGAGGTCGGGCACACGGCCGGCGTCGAGACGACGACCGGCCCGCTCGGGCAGGGGCTGGCCAACGCGGTCGGCATGGCGATCGCCGAACGGATGCTCGCCGCCGAGTTCAACCGGCCCGGGCACGAGATCGTCGACCACGCGACCTACGTCTTTGTCGGCGATGGCTGCCTGATGGAGGGCATCTCGCACGAGGCATGCTCGCTCGCCGGCACCCTCGGGCTCGGCAAGCTGGTCGCCATCTACGACGACAACGGCATTTCGATCGATGGCCACGTCGCCGGCTGGTTCACCGACGATACCCGGCAACGCTTCGAGGCCTACGGCTGGCGGGTGATCGCCGACATCGACGGCCACGACACGCAGGCGATCGACGCGGCGCTGCTGGCCGCTCGCAGCGATGGTGAGCGACCGACGCTGATCTGCTGCCGGACGCAGATCGGCTTTGGCGCGCCCAGCAAGGCGGGCAGTCACGACGCGCACGGTGCACCGCTGGGAGCCACCGAAGTCGCCGCGACGCGCGCCCACATCGGCTGGCCGCACGCGCCTTTCGAGATTCCCGTCGAGGTCTACGCACAGTGGGACGGCCGTGTCCGCGGCAGCTTCTTCCAGGACAACTGGCGGAAGCGCTTTGCCGCCTACGCCGACGCCTTCCCCGAACTGGCTGCCGAGTTCAGCCGCCGCATCGAGGGTGCGCTGCCGGAAGGCTGGCAGGATGCCGTTGCGGGTTGCCTGGCCGGAGCTGCCCGTGCCGGCACCATCGCCACGCGCAAGGCCTCGCAAAGCGCCATCACTGCCCTGGCGCCGTGCCTGCCGGAGCTGGTCGGTGGCTCGGCGGACCTGACCGGATCGAACCTGACCTGGTGGCCGGGCGCGCAAGCGATCACTGGTCAGCAGGGCGGCAACTACATCTACTACGGCGTGCGTGAGTTCGCCATGACGGCGATCGCCAACGGCCTGGCGCTGCACGGGGGGCTGCTGCCCTACACCGCCACCTTCCTGGTGTTCTCCGACTACGCACGCAACGCCATCCGCATGGCGGCACTGATGCAGTTGCGGCAGATCATGGTCTATACCCATGACTCGATCGGCCTCGGCGAGGATGGACCGACGCACCAGCCGATCGAGCATCTCGCCTGCCTGCGACTGATCCCCGGGGTCGACCTGTGGCGGCCGGCCGACGCCGTTGAAACCGCGGTCGCCTGGGTGGCCGGCGTCGAGCGTCGCCACGGGCCGACCATTCTCGCCCTTTCGCGGCAGAACCTGCCGCTCGTCAGCAGCGCTGCAGCCGCTTCGACGATCCGCCGTGGCGGCTATGTGCTGGCCAACTGCCCGGCGCCGCGCGTCATCCTGATCGCCACCGGCTCGGAGGTTCGCCTGGCGCTCGACGCACAGCGCGCACTGGCGGCGGACGGCATCGCGGCGCGTGTGGTTTCGCTGCCCTGCTGCGAGGTTTTCGACCGCCAGGAGCCGGCCTATCGCGACGCCGTGCTGCCGCGAGCGGTGCCGCGGGTGGCGATCGAAGCCGGCGTGAGCGGCTTCTGGTACAAGTACGTTGGACTCGACGGCGCCGTCCTCGGCATCGATCGATTTGGAGAGTCGGCGCCCGCCGACCAGTTGTTTGACTCTTTCGGTTTCACCGTGGCCAATGTGGTCAGGATCGTGAAATCACTGCTGTAA
- the gap gene encoding type I glyceraldehyde-3-phosphate dehydrogenase yields the protein MTIKVGINGFGRIGRMVFRAAVKNFPDIEVVGINDLLEPDYLAYMLKYDSVHRRFDGDISVDGNTLVVNGKRIRLTAVKDPAELKWNEVGADVVVESTGLFLTLDSCQKHIAAGARKVIQSAPSKDDTPMFVFGVNDATYAGQAIISNASCTTNCLAPVAKVLNDNWGIKRGLMTTVHAATATQKTVDGPSNKDWRGGRGILENIIPSSTGAAKAVGKVIPELNKKLTGMAFRVPTSDVSVVDLTCELSKEATYEQICAAMKAASEGPMKGVLGYTNEKVVATDFRGESCTSVFDAEAGMALDGTFVKIVSWYDNEWGYSCKVLEMVRVMTR from the coding sequence ATGACTATCAAGGTAGGCATCAATGGCTTTGGGCGTATCGGCCGCATGGTTTTCCGCGCTGCCGTCAAGAACTTCCCGGACATCGAGGTGGTCGGCATCAATGACCTGCTCGAACCGGACTATCTGGCGTACATGCTCAAGTACGATTCGGTCCATCGCCGCTTCGACGGTGACATCTCCGTCGATGGCAACACGCTGGTGGTCAATGGCAAGAGAATCCGCCTGACCGCCGTCAAGGATCCCGCCGAGCTGAAGTGGAATGAAGTCGGCGCTGACGTCGTCGTCGAGTCGACCGGCCTCTTCCTGACCCTCGACAGCTGCCAGAAGCACATCGCCGCCGGCGCCAGGAAGGTCATCCAGAGCGCCCCGAGCAAGGACGATACGCCGATGTTCGTCTTCGGCGTCAATGACGCGACCTATGCCGGCCAGGCGATCATCTCGAACGCGTCGTGCACGACCAACTGCCTGGCACCGGTGGCCAAGGTCCTCAATGACAACTGGGGCATCAAGCGCGGCCTGATGACCACCGTACACGCCGCCACCGCCACCCAGAAGACCGTCGATGGCCCGTCGAACAAGGACTGGCGCGGTGGTCGCGGCATCCTCGAGAACATCATCCCGTCCTCGACCGGTGCCGCCAAGGCAGTCGGCAAGGTCATCCCCGAGCTCAACAAGAAGCTCACCGGCATGGCTTTCCGCGTTCCGACCTCGGACGTCTCCGTCGTCGACCTGACCTGCGAACTGAGCAAGGAAGCCACCTACGAGCAGATCTGCGCCGCCATGAAGGCCGCTTCCGAGGGTCCGATGAAGGGCGTTCTCGGTTACACCAACGAGAAGGTCGTGGCGACCGACTTCCGCGGCGAAAGCTGCACCTCGGTGTTCGATGCCGAAGCGGGCATGGCACTCGATGGCACCTTCGTCAAGATCGTCTCGTGGTACGACAACGAATGGGGCTACTCCTGCAAGGTGCTGGAGATGGTCCGGGTGATGACTCGCTGA
- the pyk gene encoding pyruvate kinase, translated as MSRDTKIVATLGPASSSSEVLERMIRAGVDVVRLNFSHGTADDHIARAQMVREVAARVQRPVGILADLQGPKIRVGKFAEGKIWLEQGARFILDSRCEVGDGERVGLDYKDLTRDVSAGSVLLLDDGRIVLDVERVIGSEIFTTVRHGGELSNNKGINRQGGGLSAPALTAKDMDDIRTAASIGVDFVAVSFPKSAADMYMAKQLIHAAGGQAATIAKIERVEAVAALEEIIASSDGIMVARGDLAVEVGDAAVPALQKRMIQMAREKNKLAITATQMMESMILAPTPTRAEVSDVANAVLDGTDAVMLSAETASGRYPVETVEAMTRICQAAERSAEVTLDSAFLNQVFTRIDQTISLAAIWTAHHLKVKAIAALTESGATALWMSRLNCGVPVYALTPRPEALTRMCLYRAVYPLFMTQRPTTRDELLHDAEELLTSAGIVDKGDFIVLTAGDPMGSSGSTNTLKIVRVGDRQAYQV; from the coding sequence ATGTCACGAGATACCAAGATCGTCGCCACCCTGGGCCCGGCATCGTCGAGCAGCGAAGTGCTGGAACGGATGATTCGCGCCGGCGTCGATGTCGTGCGCCTCAATTTTTCGCATGGCACGGCCGACGACCACATCGCGCGCGCCCAGATGGTGCGTGAAGTGGCGGCCCGCGTGCAACGGCCGGTCGGCATCCTCGCCGACCTGCAGGGGCCAAAGATCCGGGTTGGCAAGTTCGCCGAGGGCAAGATCTGGCTCGAACAGGGCGCCCGTTTCATCCTCGACTCGCGCTGCGAAGTGGGCGACGGCGAGCGCGTGGGTCTCGACTACAAGGACCTGACGCGCGACGTTTCCGCCGGCAGCGTCCTCCTGCTTGACGATGGGCGCATCGTCCTCGACGTCGAACGCGTCATCGGCAGCGAGATCTTCACCACCGTTCGTCACGGCGGCGAACTCTCCAACAACAAGGGAATCAACCGCCAGGGCGGCGGCCTGTCGGCACCGGCGCTGACGGCCAAGGACATGGACGACATCCGTACGGCAGCGAGCATCGGTGTCGATTTCGTCGCCGTGTCGTTTCCCAAGAGTGCCGCCGACATGTACATGGCGAAGCAGCTGATCCACGCCGCGGGCGGCCAGGCGGCGACCATCGCCAAGATCGAACGGGTCGAGGCCGTGGCGGCGCTGGAGGAGATCATCGCCTCGTCGGACGGCATCATGGTCGCGCGCGGTGATCTGGCGGTCGAGGTGGGCGATGCGGCCGTGCCGGCACTGCAGAAGCGAATGATCCAGATGGCACGGGAGAAGAACAAGCTGGCGATCACCGCGACGCAGATGATGGAGTCGATGATCCTCGCACCGACACCGACGCGGGCCGAGGTTTCGGACGTCGCCAACGCCGTCCTCGATGGCACCGATGCCGTGATGCTCTCGGCCGAGACGGCTTCCGGCAGATATCCGGTCGAGACCGTCGAAGCGATGACCAGGATCTGCCAGGCCGCCGAGCGATCGGCCGAGGTCACCCTCGACAGTGCCTTCCTCAATCAGGTCTTCACGCGCATCGACCAGACGATTTCGCTGGCCGCGATCTGGACGGCGCACCATCTCAAGGTCAAGGCGATCGCCGCGCTCACCGAGTCCGGCGCGACGGCGCTCTGGATGAGCCGCCTCAACTGCGGCGTTCCGGTCTACGCACTGACCCCGCGCCCCGAAGCGCTGACCCGGATGTGCCTGTACCGCGCGGTCTATCCATTGTTCATGACGCAGCGACCGACCACCCGCGACGAGCTGCTGCACGATGCCGAGGAACTGCTGACCAGCGCCGGCATCGTCGACAAGGGCGACTTCATCGTCCTCACTGCCGGCGACCCGATGGGCAGCAGCGGCAGCACCAACACGCTGAAGATCGTCCGGGTCGGCGATCGACAGGCTTACCAGGTCTGA
- the fba gene encoding class II fructose-bisphosphate aldolase (catalyzes the reversible aldol condensation of dihydroxyacetonephosphate and glyceraldehyde 3-phosphate in the Calvin cycle, glycolysis, and/or gluconeogenesis) — MPIVSMRQLLDHAAENGYGLPAFNVNNMEQVWAIMEAAAEVDAPVIMQASAGARKYAGEPFLRHQILAALEAYPHIPIVMHQDHGQSPAVCMSAIRSGFSSVMMDGSLMADGKSVASYEYNVEVTSKVVEFAHAIGVSVEGELGVLGSLETMRGDKEDGHGAEGTMTREQLLTDVEQAADFVRQTQCDALAIAIGTSHGAYKFSKKPTGDILAIDRIREINQRIPNCHLVMHGSSSVPQELLEEIRQFGGDMKETYGVPVEEIVTGIKHGVRKVNIDTDIRLAMTGAIRRYFAENPTKFDPRDYLKPAREAAKKICRARFEAFGTAGQASRIKVIPLDRMAERYRSGELKQTVV; from the coding sequence ATGCCAATCGTATCGATGCGTCAATTGCTCGACCACGCCGCCGAGAACGGCTATGGTCTGCCCGCTTTCAACGTCAACAACATGGAACAGGTGTGGGCGATCATGGAAGCCGCCGCCGAGGTCGACGCGCCGGTGATCATGCAGGCCTCAGCCGGCGCCCGCAAGTACGCCGGCGAGCCCTTCCTTCGCCACCAGATCCTCGCGGCACTCGAAGCCTATCCGCACATCCCGATCGTCATGCACCAGGACCATGGCCAGTCGCCGGCCGTCTGCATGTCGGCCATCCGCTCCGGCTTTTCGTCGGTGATGATGGACGGCTCGCTGATGGCCGACGGCAAGAGCGTCGCCTCCTATGAGTACAACGTCGAGGTCACCAGCAAGGTCGTCGAATTCGCCCATGCCATCGGCGTCTCGGTCGAAGGTGAACTGGGCGTCCTCGGCTCGCTGGAAACGATGCGCGGCGACAAGGAGGATGGGCACGGCGCGGAAGGCACGATGACCCGCGAGCAACTGCTGACCGACGTCGAGCAGGCAGCCGATTTCGTCAGGCAGACGCAGTGCGACGCACTGGCGATCGCCATCGGCACCTCGCACGGCGCCTACAAGTTCAGCAAGAAGCCGACCGGCGACATCCTGGCGATCGACCGCATCCGCGAGATCAACCAGCGCATCCCGAACTGCCACCTGGTGATGCATGGCTCGTCGTCGGTACCGCAGGAACTGCTCGAGGAGATTCGCCAGTTCGGCGGCGACATGAAGGAAACCTACGGCGTGCCGGTCGAAGAGATCGTCACCGGAATCAAGCATGGTGTGCGCAAGGTCAACATCGACACCGACATCCGTCTGGCGATGACCGGGGCGATTCGCCGCTATTTCGCCGAGAATCCAACCAAGTTCGATCCACGCGACTACCTCAAGCCGGCGCGCGAGGCGGCCAAGAAGATCTGTCGCGCCCGCTTCGAGGCCTTCGGTACCGCCGGTCAGGCGAGCCGGATCAAGGTCATCCCGCTCGACCGGATGGCCGAACGCTACCGTAGCGGCGAGCTGAAGCAGACCGTCGTCTGA
- a CDS encoding DUF3422 family protein — protein sequence MAPQPEQPLAGLAQHPLRQLLNDEFHARPAPPLVAPVLVSHLAFTHDAASLAAEGQRVHDAARQAGMDRLSGSGDSVLFAGAGFILRWERHTEFSCHTVFCSPAAVDETAAATRALDLLPRAYLDGIPGRLIVATHVELRSANEVSPQSVTGNLSPTGRQMIAAQVADQAAWAFTDFMLEQDATNFLVLDRSLTPRQAGRTVQRLLEIETYRLLALLALPVAREIGAWMHDAEEDLATMVDHIGEASSPSDESRVLGELTRLAAKVEHSLARTTFRFGAARAYHELVMQRISELRETRVSGCPSFHEIMQRRLLPAMQTCKAMASRQDELSDRLARTSQLLRTRVDVEVERQNQQLLTQMNRRAHLQLRLQETVEGLSVVAITYYASQLVHYLAKGGAHLLPWISPELATAASIPPIAACALLGIRRLRRRLQQREDAAH from the coding sequence ATGGCACCGCAGCCCGAGCAGCCACTTGCCGGCCTCGCGCAGCACCCGCTGCGCCAGTTGCTCAACGACGAGTTCCATGCCCGCCCGGCGCCCCCCCTGGTGGCGCCGGTTCTCGTCTCGCACCTCGCGTTCACCCACGATGCCGCCTCGCTCGCGGCCGAAGGCCAGCGCGTCCACGACGCCGCCCGTCAAGCCGGCATGGACCGGCTGAGCGGCTCGGGCGACTCGGTCCTCTTCGCCGGTGCCGGCTTCATCCTGCGCTGGGAGCGGCACACGGAGTTTTCCTGCCACACGGTGTTCTGCTCGCCGGCCGCCGTTGACGAGACCGCGGCAGCCACCCGCGCACTCGACCTGCTGCCGCGCGCGTACCTGGACGGGATACCCGGACGACTGATCGTCGCCACCCACGTGGAGCTGCGATCGGCGAACGAAGTCTCGCCGCAATCGGTCACCGGCAACCTGTCCCCGACCGGTCGGCAGATGATCGCAGCCCAGGTTGCCGACCAGGCTGCCTGGGCATTCACCGATTTCATGCTCGAGCAGGACGCGACGAACTTTCTCGTCCTCGACCGCTCGCTGACCCCACGGCAGGCGGGGCGCACGGTACAGCGCCTGCTCGAGATCGAGACCTATCGCCTGCTGGCACTGCTGGCGCTGCCGGTGGCGCGCGAGATCGGCGCCTGGATGCATGACGCCGAAGAGGACCTGGCGACGATGGTCGACCACATCGGTGAGGCCAGTTCGCCGAGCGACGAGAGCCGGGTTCTCGGCGAGCTGACGCGACTGGCGGCGAAGGTCGAGCATTCGCTGGCGCGTACCACCTTCCGCTTTGGCGCCGCGCGCGCCTATCACGAGCTGGTGATGCAGCGCATCAGCGAGCTGCGCGAGACGCGCGTCAGCGGCTGCCCAAGCTTTCACGAGATCATGCAGCGTCGTCTGCTGCCGGCCATGCAGACCTGCAAGGCAATGGCCAGCCGCCAGGACGAGCTGTCGGACCGACTGGCGCGCACCAGCCAGCTCTTGCGCACGCGCGTGGACGTCGAGGTCGAAAGGCAGAACCAGCAGCTGTTGACGCAAATGAACCGGCGCGCCCACCTGCAGTTGCGTTTGCAGGAGACCGTCGAGGGACTGTCGGTGGTCGCCATCACCTACTACGCTTCGCAACTGGTGCACTATCTCGCCAAGGGTGGCGCGCACCTGCTGCCGTGGATCTCGCCCGAACTGGCGACGGCGGCCTCGATTCCGCCGATCGCAGCCTGCGCCCTGCTGGGCATCCGCCGCCTGCGCCGGCGGCTGCAGCAGAGGGAAGACGCCGCGCATTGA
- a CDS encoding phosphoribosylaminoimidazolesuccinocarboxamide synthase, whose translation MSAALFESSITSLPLLGRGKVRDIYGVGSDRLLIVTSDRLSAFDVVLPDPVPDKGRVLTRLARFWFDRLAAIIPNQLTGIDPESVVAADERWQVRGRALVVKRLRPLPIEAVVRGYLIGSGWQDYQTNGAVCGIALPAGLQLASRLPQPIFTPATKAAFGDHDENITFERAAAECARALADLLPANGRSGGEVAGQAREAAVALYTAAAAHAAARGIIIADTKFEFGLDASGVLHLIDEALTPDSSRFWPADAHREGFSPPSFDKQYVRDYLETLAWNKRPPAPRLPAEVLAGTRARYVEACERLTGETFID comes from the coding sequence GTGAGCGCAGCCCTGTTCGAATCGAGCATCACCAGTCTGCCGCTGCTCGGCCGCGGCAAGGTGCGCGACATCTACGGGGTCGGCAGCGACCGTCTGTTGATCGTCACCAGCGACCGCCTGTCGGCTTTCGACGTCGTCCTGCCCGACCCGGTGCCTGACAAGGGCCGCGTGCTGACGCGCCTCGCCCGCTTCTGGTTCGACCGCCTCGCGGCGATCATCCCCAACCAGCTCACCGGCATCGACCCGGAGTCGGTCGTCGCTGCCGACGAACGCTGGCAGGTGCGCGGGCGTGCGCTGGTCGTCAAGCGCCTGCGGCCACTGCCGATCGAGGCGGTGGTGCGGGGCTACCTGATCGGCTCCGGCTGGCAGGATTACCAGACAAACGGCGCCGTCTGCGGCATCGCCCTGCCCGCCGGCCTGCAACTCGCCAGCCGCCTGCCGCAGCCGATCTTCACGCCGGCGACCAAGGCGGCGTTCGGCGATCACGACGAGAACATCACCTTCGAACGCGCTGCTGCCGAATGCGCACGCGCACTCGCCGACCTGCTGCCGGCCAACGGACGCAGCGGCGGGGAGGTCGCCGGGCAGGCACGAGAGGCAGCCGTCGCACTGTACACTGCCGCCGCCGCACATGCGGCCGCCCGCGGCATCATCATCGCCGACACCAAGTTCGAGTTCGGACTCGACGCCAGCGGCGTCCTGCACCTGATCGACGAGGCCCTGACCCCGGACTCGTCACGCTTCTGGCCAGCCGACGCCCATCGCGAGGGCTTCAGCCCGCCATCCTTCGACAAGCAGTACGTGCGCGATTACCTGGAAACACTCGCCTGGAACAAGCGGCCCCCGGCCCCCCGCCTGCCGGCCGAGGTGCTCGCCGGCACACGCGCCCGCTACGTCGAAGCCTGCGAACGGCTGACCGGCGAGACATTCATCGACTGA
- a CDS encoding DUF2189 domain-containing protein, whose amino-acid sequence MRVETSPTTERHDSVPAVRSVGVGRPLAWLAAGWRDLLANPIASLAYGLLFAIAGDLITIFAWRNGQIFIVATSGFFLVAPLLAGGLYEISRRLESGHKSTFIGSLSGGRRNAIELAKLGLLLALFGLAWERVSSFLFAFLAPGIAPDLLALLAEIHLSVEHRDLLLIWILAGGIQALLVFSLTVVSVPMLLDRPVTVGTAIRTSLRAVDANLLPMLVWGATVVVLTALGFLTLFFGLVVLMPLLGHATWHAYRELVE is encoded by the coding sequence ATGCGTGTGGAGACAAGCCCAACAACCGAGCGCCATGATTCGGTGCCCGCGGTACGCAGCGTCGGCGTCGGCCGGCCGTTGGCCTGGCTCGCTGCGGGTTGGCGCGACCTGCTCGCCAACCCGATCGCCAGTCTCGCCTATGGCCTGCTGTTCGCCATTGCCGGCGACCTGATCACCATCTTCGCCTGGCGCAACGGACAGATCTTCATCGTCGCCACCTCTGGCTTCTTCCTCGTCGCCCCGCTGCTCGCCGGTGGCCTGTACGAGATCAGCCGGCGCCTGGAAAGCGGCCACAAGTCGACTTTCATCGGCTCGCTCTCCGGTGGTCGACGCAACGCCATCGAGCTGGCCAAGCTGGGGCTGTTGCTGGCATTGTTCGGCCTCGCGTGGGAACGGGTCTCGAGCTTCCTGTTCGCCTTCCTGGCGCCCGGAATTGCTCCCGACCTGCTGGCCCTGCTGGCCGAGATTCATCTCTCGGTCGAGCACCGCGACCTGCTGCTGATCTGGATTCTCGCCGGGGGAATCCAGGCGCTGCTGGTATTTTCGCTGACCGTCGTCTCGGTCCCCATGCTGCTCGACCGACCGGTGACCGTCGGCACCGCCATCCGCACCAGCCTGCGCGCCGTCGACGCCAACCTGTTGCCGATGCTCGTCTGGGGCGCGACCGTCGTCGTCCTGACGGCGCTGGGCTTCCTCACCCTGTTCTTCGGCCTCGTCGTCCTCATGCCGCTGCTCGGCCACGCGACCTGGCACGCCTATCGCGAGCTGGTGGAATAG
- a CDS encoding type IV pilin protein → MFQKTNRPSGGFTLIELMIVLAIIGILSAIAVPRFAEFVAKGEDKAAQTDARNLLMAATIASSAQ, encoded by the coding sequence ATGTTTCAGAAGACCAACAGGCCGTCCGGGGGATTCACCCTGATCGAGTTGATGATCGTCCTCGCGATCATCGGCATTCTGTCCGCCATCGCAGTGCCCCGGTTCGCCGAGTTCGTCGCGAAAGGGGAGGACAAGGCGGCGCAGACCGATGCGCGCAATCTCCTGATGGCAGCCACTATTGCGAGTTCGGCGCAGTAG